A region of Flavobacteriales bacterium DNA encodes the following proteins:
- a CDS encoding nucleoside-diphosphate sugar epimerase/dehydratase, whose product MRNTLTNLSRQNKQLIMIAADVFFLLFAIWLSFALRLGYVWPDQLESNLWIFILIPTVSIPLFIKLGLYRSVLKFLGTKVIVTAFQAISITSLILGFVMMIFREADMPRTVIFIFWSVSGILIVVGRFMFKGLLYSWDNFVNNRKPTIIYGAGSAGGQLVESLRKNHEYAPVAFIDDDESKHGTFINFTKVYPFQELKSIIENRNAKIILLAIPSLSANGKKDLLKKLSKYPIEVKLLPSLSSIVEGKISIDNIRHVEVQDILGRVPVSPQSNLLKQNITGKNVLITGAGGSIGSELCRQIIHLKPSKIVLFDHSEFNLYSIDFELNSLQLTDCQIIPVLSDVTNMEKVKSVISKNAIDTIYHAAAYKHVPMVERNVVEGVYNNVVGTYNVALSAKECEVENMVLISTDKAVRPTNVMGASKRFSELILQGLNSQKTKTCFSMVRFGNVLDSAGSVVPLFRRQIKEGGPVTVTHSKVTRYFMSIPEAVQLVLQAGAMAKGGDVFVLNMGEPVKILDLAFRMINLSGLRPITNENPEGDIKVVFTGLRPGEKLYEELLIGHDVIQSKHPQIMQANEASLSWEDVQESIVKISDSHISLNEKDVRKLLLEKIEGYKPVNN is encoded by the coding sequence ATGAGGAACACATTAACAAACTTATCTCGTCAGAATAAGCAACTCATTATGATTGCTGCTGATGTATTTTTCTTGTTGTTTGCTATATGGTTATCATTTGCTCTAAGATTAGGATATGTATGGCCAGATCAGTTAGAATCTAATCTGTGGATATTTATTTTAATACCTACTGTGTCTATACCCTTATTTATAAAATTAGGGCTTTACCGTTCGGTATTAAAGTTTTTGGGAACAAAGGTTATTGTTACGGCTTTTCAGGCTATTAGTATCACTAGTTTAATACTAGGTTTTGTAATGATGATTTTTAGAGAAGCTGATATGCCTCGAACGGTCATTTTTATTTTCTGGTCAGTATCAGGGATACTCATTGTTGTCGGAAGATTTATGTTCAAAGGGTTACTTTATTCATGGGATAACTTTGTAAATAATAGAAAACCTACAATTATCTATGGTGCTGGTAGTGCTGGTGGACAATTGGTCGAAAGTTTACGTAAAAACCATGAGTATGCCCCTGTGGCCTTTATTGATGATGATGAAAGTAAACATGGCACCTTTATCAATTTTACTAAGGTATATCCTTTTCAAGAACTAAAAAGTATAATAGAAAACAGAAATGCAAAAATAATTTTACTGGCGATCCCTTCCTTATCCGCAAATGGAAAAAAAGACTTACTTAAAAAATTATCAAAATACCCTATTGAAGTGAAACTATTACCCTCTCTTTCATCCATAGTTGAGGGGAAGATTTCTATTGATAATATACGACATGTTGAGGTTCAAGATATTTTAGGAAGAGTTCCAGTTTCGCCCCAATCCAATTTGCTTAAACAAAATATCACAGGTAAGAATGTTTTAATCACTGGAGCTGGCGGTAGTATAGGTTCAGAATTGTGCAGGCAAATAATACATTTAAAGCCAAGTAAAATTGTCCTATTTGACCATTCTGAATTTAACCTATATAGTATTGATTTTGAGTTAAATTCATTGCAATTGACCGATTGTCAAATTATTCCTGTTTTATCTGATGTAACCAATATGGAAAAGGTTAAATCTGTCATTTCTAAAAATGCTATTGATACCATTTATCATGCCGCTGCATACAAGCATGTTCCTATGGTTGAAAGAAATGTTGTTGAGGGTGTATACAATAATGTAGTAGGCACTTATAATGTAGCTCTATCTGCTAAAGAATGTGAAGTTGAAAATATGGTTTTAATCAGCACCGATAAAGCTGTTAGGCCAACTAATGTAATGGGCGCGTCAAAGCGCTTCTCGGAACTTATTCTTCAAGGACTAAACTCTCAAAAAACCAAAACCTGCTTTAGCATGGTTCGATTTGGAAATGTATTAGATTCAGCAGGCTCAGTGGTGCCTTTGTTTAGAAGGCAAATTAAAGAGGGCGGACCTGTGACGGTTACTCATTCAAAAGTAACACGCTATTTTATGTCTATCCCTGAAGCGGTTCAATTGGTCTTACAGGCTGGAGCTATGGCAAAAGGAGGTGATGTTTTTGTTCTTAATATGGGAGAGCCAGTTAAGATTTTAGATTTAGCGTTCAGAATGATTAACCTTAGCGGTTTAAGACCTATAACAAACGAAAACCCTGAAGGTGATATAAAGGTTGTCTTTACTGGCCTTAGACCTGGAGAGAAATTATATGAAGAACTGTTAATCGGTCACGATGTTATTCAGTCTAAACATCCTCAGATAATGCAGGCTAATGAAGCGAGTCTTTCATGGGAAGATGTGCAAGAATCTATTGTAAAAATCTCAGACTCCCACATCAGCTTGAATGAAAAAGATGTCAGAAAGCTTCTTCTTGAAAAAATCGAGGGATATAAACCGGTTAATAATTAG